A genomic stretch from Oscarella lobularis chromosome 11, ooOscLobu1.1, whole genome shotgun sequence includes:
- the LOC136192648 gene encoding uncharacterized protein isoform X3, which produces MALPIERLNEYRRLLDDLADTLPTRHPDANNVSEAGSRVNQLIERRQEEMQYLENEARLAQVQERFAQNLYLTSSLDVLDSEGRKKKTSNGGLRYAAMTGSKHVRHLSCGVVHGLSTNIAPGVIRAWKGGSKSSVRLYVKEGPVKLTTGCTRQDRYLYLFSDVLLIAKQKSSSSYHLKNHVRLSDMWLADCVDEVSEFSNSGESSFVIGWPTTNAVVTFGCPEEKELWYCLFERFLMKQREFVEPKMTTVKIHNKAVLTSSALQLVTLKVTKTDTTTSTVEKALEQLDCDESPSYYRLWVISGKDDIAYPLIGHECIFAIKCYYNRQTVMRSFESEPDLKSLSKPTCQFVLKKAKKPATSSPGPKTFLRKTLRKSPMMKWATRTKLKSGDPRMSDKMRRLFGRDLALIIRGGNLPPPIKDMLVRLYRDGPTVPGILRRSCNARHAKEFKEALDSGEEININEVDILVLSSVIKEFLRSLPDCVFCCKNYERLVESNHFEEADRIQRIQEVLDSLPAANYTVLRHVFWLLSHFAENADMNSMNAYNISVCISPSILWPETSMSTVRNEVPPLIEFIIDRCQEVFSPELPIIFRQGEEKRLVRVQSEGDGKSKWRRRKGVGGKIRNSTSSTDMDYGESTDDAATSTLSMQSNDSEKPVMTAHLKSNSGPAIVATKSAEDLDVAMVRRLSRGLSQSGEEQKQNTQSSSDEFQHPRRLPTMVTQSACNSLERVHDSGRFGGNSFHTTGGGSMPSLLDTEENEDEDEDDDDDDDDEVSLRRPFFTESPDLSSYSLDSYCYPTSPPSQLVIHKRQPVAPPQTTRRLPGQPPAAAVATSSEETEEPSDAAVAAANAAIATATERLHGYWRSFAKSRQSSLESDTSASSLAFSPAAPAPPAQFPATAGAATRFCQSAPASPETSRLFRTQQMQVRQPPTYAEAMAIRRIPVALTPPSSSSTAAASWSNSRRQHFLQQQPPAPPPPPPPPPPPPPPPPTLDYSSTTSTPQFRFSSMRQPSSPSRYYVPPTFTAVVTGQSVEASHRHESGRGKHNVTTVIHPIGNAAAAGAAEVCLIRLRRRQFIFLRGRHPCPGSLRLALEVIRDRRRRRLVQLATIAPFIFNGL; this is translated from the exons AGATTGGCGCAAGTTCAGGAACGATTTGCTCAGAATCTctatctgacgtcatcgctcgACGTTTTGGAC TCGGAAGgtcggaaaaagaaaacgtccaATGGGGGTCTTCGCTATGCGGCGATGACCGGATCGAAGCACGTGCGTCATTTGAGTTGCGGAGTCGTTCACGGCTTGTCGACGAACATCGCTCCGGGCGTCATACGAGCTTGGAAAGGCGGATCAAAGTCGAGCGTGCGACTCTACGTGAAAGAGGGTCCCGTCAAGCTGACGACT GGTTGCACGCGACAGGATCGGTatttgtatttattcagTGACGTTTTATTGATCGCTAAGCAGAA gtcgtcgtcgtcgtatcaCTTGAAGAATCACGTCAGATTGTCGGACATGTGGCTTGCCGATTGCGTGGACGAGGTGTCCGAGTTCTCCAATAGTGGAGAGTCGTCTTTCGTGATTGGCTGGCCAACGACGAACGCCGTTGTCACATTCGG GTgtcctgaagagaaagagttgTGGTATTGCTTGTTCGAACGATTTCTCATGAAGCAGCGGGAATTCGTCGAACCGAAAATGACAACGGTGAAAATTCACAACAAAgccgttttgacgtcatcg gcttTGCAATTGGTGACGTTGAAAGTTACTAAAACGGATACGACTACATCGACCGTGGAAAAGGCTCTGGAACAACTCGACTGTGAC GAGTCTCCTTCCTATTACCGGTTGTGGGTTATATCCGGGAAAGACGACATAGCCTATCCTCTCATAG GGCATGAGTGTATTTTTGCTATCAAGTGCTACTATAATCGGCAGACGGTCATGCGCAGTTTTGAATCTGAACCGGATCTCAAGTCGCTCAGCAAACCTACGTGTCAATTTGttttgaaaaaggcgaagaaacCGGCTACTTCGTCACCAG gtCCCAAGACTTTTCTACGAAAGACGTTGAGGAAATCTCCGATGATGAAGTgggcgacgagaacgaaattAAAATCGGGTGATCCAAGAATGAGTGACAAAATGCGAAG ATTATTTGGAAGAGACTTGGCATTGATTATAAGAGGAGGAAATCTTCCTCCACCCATAAAG GATATGCTAGTGAGGCTGTACAGGGATGGACCAACCGTTCCTGGGATATTGAGACGATCTTGCAACGCTAGACACGCGAAAGAATTCAAAGAGGCTCTCGATTCCG GGGAAGAGATTAATATCAATGAGGTCGACATTCTAGTTTTGTCCAGCGTCATCAAA GAATTTTTGAGAAGCTTACCGGATTGCGTGTTCTGCTGCAAAAATTACGAGCGACTCGTCGAAAGCAATCATTTCGAAGAAGCGGATAGAATTCAACGCATTCAAGA AGTCCTTGATTCGCTACCGGCGGCAAATTACACGGTCCTACGTCACGTCTTCTGGCTTCTGTCTCACTTCGCCGAAAACGCGGATATGAACAGCATGAACGCTTATAATATCTCCGTTTGCATTTCGCCGAGCATTCTCTGGCCGGAAACTTCGATGTCGACGGTCCGTAACGAAGTGCCGCCGCTCATCGAGTTCATAATCGATCGTTGCCAAGAGGTCTTTTCGCCGGAATTGCCGATTATCTTTCGTCAAGGCGAGGAGAAGCGATTGGTTCGCGTTCAGAGCGAAGGCGACGGAAAATCCaagtggcgacgacgaaagggGGTCGGCGGGAAAATtcgcaattcgacgtcgtcgacggataTGGATTACGGCGAGTcgaccgacgacgcggcgacgtcgacgctgtcCATGCAGAGCAACGATTCGGAAAAACCCGTTATGACGGCGCACTTGAAGAGCAATAGCGGGCCGGCGATTGTCGCGACGAAAAGTGCGGAGGATTTAGACGTTGCTATGGTGAGACGACTGTCGCGCGGGTTGAGCCAATCGGGGGAGGAGCAGAAGCAGAATacgcaatcgtcgtcggatgaATTCCAACATCcgcgtcgtcttccgacCATGGTTACGCAATCGGCGTGCAACAGTTTGGAACGCGTTCACGATTCCGGACGATTTGGGGGGAATTCTTTTCATACGACGGGCGGCGGCTCCATGCCGTCCTTACTCGATACGGAAGAAAATGAGGATGAGGATGaggacgatgatgatgatgatgatgatgaagtgTCGTTGAGACGGCCTTTTTTCACGGAGTCTCCCGATCTTTCTTCGTATTCTCTTGATAGTTATTGCtatccgacgtcgccgccgtctcaaCTCGTTATTCATAAGCGACAGCCCGTCGCTCCGCCGCAGACGACGCGTCGTTTACCCGGTCAgccgcccgccgccgccgttgcgacgtcgtcggaagaGACGGAGGAACCTTCggatgccgccgtcgccgccgccaatgCGGCGATTGCTACGGCAACCGAACGCTTACACGGATATTGGCGATCGTTTGCGAAGAGTCGGCAATCGTCTCTTGAGTCCGACACGTCGGCGTCTTCGCTCGCCTTTTCGCCCGCCGCTCCAGCGCCACCGGCACAGtttccggcgacggcgggggcggcgacTCGTTTTTGCCAATCGGCGCCGGCCAGTCCGGAAACGTCGCGTCTTTTTCGCACGCAACAGATGCAAGTCCGCCAGCCGCCGACGTACGCCGAAGCGATggcaattcgacgaattcccGTCGCTTTGACTccgccatcgtcgtcgtcgacggcggcggcaagtTGGTCAAACTCAAGACGTCAACATTTTTTGCAACAACAACCGCCGgcaccgccgcctccgcctccgccgcctccacctccgccgccaccgccgccaacACTCGACTATTcctcgacgacttcgacgccTCAGTTTCGTTTCTCGAGCATGCGacagccgtcgtcgccgtcgcgataTTACGTTCCGCCGACGTTTACCGCCGTCGTGACGGGGCAGTCGGTGGAAGCGAGTCATCGCCACGAGAGCGGACGCGGAAAACACAACGTAACGACCGTCATACATCCGATTGgaaacgcggcggcggcgggggcggcggaAGTCTGCCTCATTCGTCTCCGGCGACGACAGTTCATTTTTCTCCGTGGTCGTCATCCGTGCCCGGGTTCGCTTCGTCTCGCACTCGAAGTTATTCGggatcggcggcggcggcgactcgTCCAACTCGCTACAATCGCTCCATTTATCTTCAACGGCCTATGA